From the Micromonospora echinospora genome, the window CGCATCTTGGTCAGGACGGCCTTGTCGATGTTGCCCTCGAAGCGGACGTCGACCTCCCAGAACAGCTCCGGGCGCTTCTTCTCGATGAAGAAGTCCGCGAGCTCGACCAGCCGCTTCGCCGGGAAGACCGCGTCGGCGAAGTCGAAGTGCACGGTCCCGGGGTACAGCTCCAGGAAGGTGTCGATGTCCTTCTGGATGTTCTCGGTGCTGCGCTCCCGGTAGCTCCACGGCGCGAAGTTGGTGATCGCGTTGCAGAACGAGCACTTCATGTAGTAGCAGGACCGCGAGCCCTGGAGGACGAGGCTGCCCTGCCCCTCCCGGAAGGTGGTGTACAGCGACAGGTCGAAGTCGCTGTAGTCCGGGGTCGGGAGCTGGTTCATGTCGGCGACCCAGGAGATGTCACCGCTGCGCTCGTAGGTGCCGTCCTCGATCCGCCAGTGGGTGTTCGGCATGTTCTCCCGCGGCTGGGACATCGCCAGCAGCAGCTTGCGGCCGACCGGCTTGGTGTCGAGCACGCTCTGCTCCGACATCGGCTTGCAGCCGCCGGGGATGCCGACCGGCCGCTCGCCCCGGGACAGCGCCTCGGCCATCTTCAGCAGCGGCTCCTCGCCCTCCCGGACGACCAGGGCGTCGATCAGTTCACCCAGTTCGGGGCAGGCCTCCAGACGCGGGATGAGCATGTCCGCGAAGGAGGTCACCCAGGGGCCACCCCAGCAGATGTAGAGGTCCGGGTTCTCCTTCTTCATCAGGTAGCCCAGGGTCAGCGCCGGGATGACCTGGTTGTACCCCATGATCGAGAAGCCCATCAGGCCCAGCTCGGAGGCCTTGCCGGCCACCTTCTCCTGGTAGAAGGCGTGGTAGATGTTCGCGTCCGGGTCCCGGACCAGCTTCGCGACGCGCTCCGGCTCGTCGCGCAGGATCGACAGGAACTCACAGTACGAGAACGGGAAGGGCGGGTCCCAGATGGAGAGGCTCTCCGGCGCCACCTGGCACTGCTGCTGCAGGTCCCACTGCTCGAAGTTCGTCTCGGTGAAGTAGTTCCCGGTGATGTGGTTCAGGAAGAACTGCTTGATGAAGGGCTTGGTGAACTCGTGGGTATTCTCCGGGCCCTGCACCTGCTCGATCTCGACCCGGTTGAGCAGGTACTCGTTGAAGTCCGCGTTCAGGTCCAGGCCGACAGCCGGCATACCCTTGTCGCGAAGGTAGGCCGTGAGGGTCGCCACCGAGATCGGCGGGGTCTCCGCCAACAACGACGGTGGGAATGCGACACCGGTGACGATCTTGTTAGTGACGGTCATCTCAGGACTCCTCCATGAGGGATAGGTAGATCGCCTCGAGGCGTTCACCGGCCGAGGCCAGCGAGTACTCCCGCTGGGGAATCGGTTCGGCGTTCTCCGCCAGGCGACGGGCCAGGTCCGGATCGTCGAGAACCATCTCGATGGCATCGGCGAGCTTCGGAGGGTCGAAGGGCGGCACCAGGACGCCGGTCTTCATGTGGTCGACCAGCTTGTGGACGCCGCTGACGTCGTGCGCCACGACCGGGCGCTTCATCATCATGTACTCCAGGACGACGACGCCCAGTTCCTCGTACTGCGAGGGCAGGACGGCCAGCGTCGAGAGCGAGATGATCGACGGGATGTACTCGGGGAGCAGGAAGCCGGTGATCACCAGCTTGTCGGCGACGCCGAGCTGGCGGGCCAGCGCCTCGATGTCGCCGCGCTGCGGGCCGTCCCCGGCGATCAGGAACCGGCAGTCGCGCCGCTTGGCGACCTCGGCGGCGGCCTTGACGAACCAGTCCACGCCCTTCTCGGACGAGATCCGGCCGACGTAGAGGACGGTCGGCTTGTCGTCGGTCAGCCCGAACCGCTGCCGCAGTTCCTCCCGGCGCTCCGGGGTGTCGTGCCCGACGAAGTTGTCGGTGACCAGGTGCGCCAGCCGGTGCACCTTGTCGTCCGGCACGTGCAGTTCGTCCCGGATCCGCTCGCGCACCTTGTCGCTGAGGGTGAGCACGGCGCCGGAGTGCTGGATGACGTACTTCTCCGCCGACTTCGCCACCGGGTCGACCACCCGCTCGAACACCGTGGTCGGGTGCTGGGTGAGCGACCGGCAGGAGTAGATGTGCGACACGATCGGCACGTCGAGCACCTGCGCCGCGGCGTACGCGTACGCCGGGGCGGATCCGGAACCGTCGCAGTGCGCGTGCACGATTCCGATCTCGCGCTTGAGCTGCTCCTTGTTGCGCATCACGTAGAGCAGGCTGGCCTTCGCCCACGCCCCGACCAGGCCGAAGTAGCCCTCCAGCTTGGACGGGATCGGCAGCACCGGCAGGCGCCGGGCGTGCACGGTGACGTTCGGCGCGATCTGGAGGTCCTTCGGGACGCCGGGCGGGGCCATGGTGAGGACCCGTTGCGGGAAGCCCCGCCGGCCCATCTCCGTCACGATCGCGTGGCCCAACACGTGCATGCCGCCCATCGGGTCGAACCGTGGCTTCCACAGCTTCTGGTGATCGGCGTAGAGGAAGAACGGTGTCAGCGAGAGGACGCCCCGGGGGGCCTTGTTGTCAGGCATTCATCTCCACTTTCCGCCCGTCTGCCGCGCTGCGGTACGCCGCTTCGAGCGTTTCGACGACCGCGACGGCGTCGTCCGGGGTGTGCGTCGTGGGCCGCCCGTCGAGCACCGCGTCCACGACCTGACGGTCCTGGTGCACGTATCCGCTGTTGCGGATCCACTCCCACTCGGGGCGCAGCCATCCCTGGTTGGGCTCCCACACCGCGCCGAACTTGGTGTTGGTGTAGGCCTCGACCCCCATGCCCTGCCAGAGATCGGCGGTGACCAGGCCCTCCGTGCCGATCACCTCGACGGTGAGCTGCTCACCGCCGGGGCAGGCCCAGGAGACGTCGCACTGACCGATCGCGCCGTCGGCGAACTCGATCAGGACGACACCCTGGTCCTCGACGTCCCCGGCGGCACTGAGCTGCCGGGTGCAGGCGGTGACCGCGCGGATGGCCGGCTTGCCGAGCATCCAGCGGCACAGCTCGACCGCGTGCCAGCCGAGGTCGGTCAGGGCGCCACCGCCGGCGGTCGCCTTCGACCGGAACCAGTCGGTGTCCGGTCCGGACGTCCGGAAGGCTACCCGGACGGAGTGGACGGTGCCCAGTGCTTCCCGGTCGGCCGCGAGCTCGTGGGCCCGGACGAACTTCGGGGCGTAGACGAAGTTGCCACCGTGCGCGAGAACCACCCCGCGTTCGCGGGCCGCGGCGGCGAGTTGCCGGGCGTGCCCGGTGGAGAGCACGAGCGGCTTCTCCACCAGGACGTTCCGGCCGGCGGCGATGACCTGTGCCGCGATCGGCTCGTGGGTGGCGGCCGGGGTGGCCACCACCACGAGCCGGACCGTGTCGTCAGCCAGCGCCTCGTCGAGGGTCGTGGTGACGCGTGCGCCGAACCGGGTGGCCAGGTCCGTGCCGACGCGCTCGTCGCGGTCCACCACCCACCGCAGATCCACTCGGGGATCGGCGGTCAGGACCTCGGCGTGCACGCCACCCATGAACCCGCCGCCGACTACGGCGACGCCCAGGCGCTCAACCATCGGCAGCACCCACCGTGTCCGGCACCCGGCCTTCCTCCACCGTCTCGACCGGAGCCACCAACTCGAAGTTCGGGATCTCCGGACGGGCGATCTCGTTGACGACCTCACCGACCAGCGCCATCGGAACGGAGACCAGCGGGCGCCCGTCGTGCCACAGCGGCTCGCCCAGTCCACCGAGGAGGACCATCGCGCTGCTCTCGGCCGGGTCGGCGAGGTAGCCGCGCTTGTTGTCGAACCGCAGCCGGTGCATCACCTCGTCGAGGTCGACCTCCTCGGGGATGGTCACCATCGCGCCCGCCCGGGTCAACAGCTCCCGGTGCAGGGCGACCGCCTCCTGGTCGAGGTGACCCAGCCGGTGGGACACCTCGGCGGCCACCACCATGCCGAGGCCGATCGCCTGGCCGTGGGAGAGCCCGCCGGCGGCGGTGTACTCGATGGCGTGTCCGACCGTGTGGCCGTACTCCAGCACGAGACCGGCGCGGCACTCGTGCATGTCGTCCACGGTCACCGAGGCCTTCGCCAGGATGCTCTCGGAGATGATCTCGTACATCGTCTCGTCGTCGTAGACGGCGTCCTGCCGCAGCGACGTGCGGAGCATCTCGACCATGCTGGGCCGGATGGCCAGCGAGTTCTTGACGACCTCGCAGAGGCCGGAGACCGTCTCCCGGAACGGCAGGCTCCGCAGCATGGCGGTGTCGGCCAGGACGGACTCCGGCGCGTAGAAGGTCCCCATCAGGTTCTTGCCCACGCAGGCGTTGACCGCCTGCTTGAGCGAGAGGACCGAGTCGGACATCGCGATGAGCGACGTCGGGATGTGCACGAGGCGGATCCCGCGGAAGAGCAGGGCGGCCATCAGGCCAGCGATGTTGCCGATCACGCCGCCGCCGACGGCGACCACCACCGAGGCGCGGTCCGCGCCGAGCTGGAGCGCCGAGTCGGCCAACGTGCCGACGGCCTGTAGATCCTTGTACGGCTCACCGGCGCGGTGGATGAGCAGGTTCGCCGGAACCCGTGGGGAGAGCCGTTCGACCAGTTCCGCGCCGAACAGTGGACCGGTGTTGCTGTCACAGACGATCAGGAGCCGACTGGCCGACATGGCGACCAGGTCTTCCACGATGGCACCGAGGCAGTCGGTGCCGAGCCGGAACGGATACCGAACCGAGCCCAGGCGTATCTCGACCTCCATACGCACAACCCTTCGTCACGGGTCCCTACAACCCTTGGATGGGGCCCTAACCAGCGGAAACCCCGGGGTCGGGGCTCCCGATCGCAGCTGCCGGGGCCGGGGTCGATGGGGAGCTTCCCCGTCCGGCCCGGTGGTCAGCCGCGTAGTTCCCGGTGGTTCGCGAACACCTTCTCGAAGGCGCGAACGATGTCCTTCATGTCCGACTCGTCGCCGAGCAGCGCCGAGTGGTGGATGGTGACGACCCGCTGGCCGGCGTCCTCGGCGACCGGCAACGAGTAGCCGGTCAGGTCGAGTCCGGCGATGCCCTTGAACCGCGCCCGGGTGGCGGGCTGGTAGAGCCGGTTGTGGTTCATCGGCGGGTAGCTGGCGTAGATGGCCGCGCCGGAGAGTTCGGCGGCGACCGCCGGGGCGATCCGCTCGACGCCGATCTGCCCGATCCCGTCGTCTTCGATCCGACCGGCCCACTCGTAGTAGGTGCGCTCGGTGGTGCCGGGCGAGGAGACCTGGGGCTGGATGCCGAGCGCGCCGAGACCCTCGTCGAGCAGGGCCGCGTTGGCCCGCCGTCGTTCGTTCTGCTCGTCGAGAAGTTCGAGCTGACCGAGGAGGAGCGCCGCCTGGAACTCCGACAGGCACCGGTTGCTGCCCATCAGCTCGGCGGTCTGGGCCAGTTCCATCTCTCCCACGGCGGGCTCGTCCGGCGTGTAGGTGCGGCCGTCCGCCCGCAGGTGCTCGGCCCGCCGGGAGAGTGCGGCGTCCCCGGTGATGACGGCACCGCCCTCACCGCTGGTCAGGACCTTGCTGTGCTGCATGCTGAAGGTGCCGAAGGCGCCGAACGTGCCGACCCGACGGTCGCGGTAGCGTGCGCCGTGTGCCTGCGCGCAGTCCTCGATCAGCGGGATCTCGTGCCGCTCGGCGATCGCGGTCAACGCGTCCAGGTCCGCCACGGCGGAGTAGAGGTGGACCACGACGATGGCCGCGGTTCGCGGGGTGATCGCCCGCTCGACGGCCACCGGGTCGAGACAGAGGGTCTGCGGATCCACGTCGACCGGGACGGGCACCGCGTTGACCCCGGCGACGGTGGATGCGTTGGCGACCCAGGTCAGGCCCGGGATGATAACCTCGTCACCGGCACCGACCCCGCATGCCTCGAGCGCGACCATGAGGCTGGCCGTCCCGCTGGAGGTCGGCACACAGTGCCCAATCTCGTGGAACTCGGCGAACGCCGCTGCGAATCGCCGCTCGAAGCTCTGCTTCCCCTGATATGGCCCGCTGATGGCCCACCGACCGGAATGGAGAACCTCATTCAGGGCGTCGAGGGCGCCGGGCGCAGGAGCGGGCCACAACGGCCACTGCTGCGAACGTATAGGGGAACCACCATTGACGGCAAGAAGGGTCACTTTCACGTCCTCCCCAAGCCAGACTGCGGCAACCGTTAGATCGCGGCCCCGGCCAAGTGTGCCAGACACAATCACCAGTGTCGACGTGCAAAAACCGGCCAAGCCGGGCTTGCAGGACAGGCCGACCATTATGGACGTGACGAGGGAAGGGCTGCGAGCGCTCCCGGGCCCGCCCGGTAATACTCCTGCAATAACTTTAGGTACACCGAGCAATGACTCTTGGTATGTGGACCGCAGTATTGATGGGGGAATTTTTCCGCTTCGCTGCCGGTTCAGGATCTTTCGGAGGACTCGATGACGACATCTGCGCCTGAGGACCGTATCGACCAGGTCGAGCAGGCCATCACCAAGAGCCGGCGCTACCAGACGGTGGCCCCGGCCACCGTGCGGCGCCTGGCCCGGGCTGCCCTCGTCGCCGCGCGGGGCGACGTGCCGGACGCGGTGAAGCGCACCAAGCGCGGGCTGCACGAGATCTACGGGGCCTTCCTGCCGCCCAGCCCGCCCAACTACGCAGCGTTGCTGCGGCAGCTCGACTCCGCTGTGGACGCCGGTGACGACGAGGCGGTCCGGGCGGCCCTGCGTCGTGCGATGTCGGTGCACGTGTCCACCCGTGAGCGATTGCCACACCTGGCGGAGTTCTACCAGGAGATCTTCCGTCACGTGCCCCAGCCCAACACGCTGCGTGACCTCGCCTGTGGCCTCAATCCGCTGGCCGCCCCCTGGATGGGCCTGTCGGACCAGACCGTCTACGTCGCCTCCGACATCGACGCCCGGCTGATCGGCTTCGTGGACGCCGCCCTGACGAGGTTGGGCGTCGCGCACCGTACGAGTGTGGTCGACCTCCTCGAGGACCGCCTTGACGAGCCGACCGACGTCACGCTATTGCTGAAGACGCTGCCCTGTCTGGAGACTCAGCGACGAGGCTCCGGCTGGGAAGTGATTGACATTGTCAACTCGCCGATTATCGTGGTAACCTTCCCGACCAAGTCTCTCGGTCAGCGATCGAAGGGGATGTTTCAGAACTATTCACAAAGTTTTGAGTCCCAGGCCAGAGAACGGTCGTGCCGCATTCAGCGACTGGAGATCGGCAACGAGCTGATTTACGTCATTCAGAAATAGCTTTTCGGCACTCTTCCGGAAGAATCGGATGGCGTCGTGCGTGTACTTCGGCTGACTCCCTTTTTCCACCACGACTACGTCGACCACTGGCCGGCCGAGTTCGATCCGGTGGGCGGTATGCAGGTGCAGATCCTGGCGTTGTCCCGCAGCCTGGCCAGGGCGGGCGTCGACCAGCTCGTGCTGACCCTGGGCTTTCCGGGGTTGCCGCCGACGAAGCAGATCGAGCCGGGCCTGACCGTTCGTATCGCCCGGGTGTCCCTGCCCCAGATCCGTTCCGAGATCACTGGATTGGTCGGCCTGGGGCAGGCATGGTTGATCGGAACCATCCGGGAGTGCCTCCGGTTGCGTCGCGGTGACTGGCGCCCCGATCTCGTCCACGTGCACGCCGACGGCCAGATCTGGCCACTGGTCGCGGGTCGGATCGCCGCCCGGATCCTGGGCGTGCCGTACGTGCTCACCCTGCACTGCTCCCGGCTCTCCGTCTACCAGCCGATGTCGGCGGTGGACGCGATGGCGCACCGCCTGGTCACCCAGGCGGAACGACAGGCGCTGCGCTCCGCCGCCCGGGTCAGCACCCTGACCGCCCGCACCGCCGACGTGGTGAGCGCCGCGACCGGTCTGGACCGCTCCGCCATCGTGGTCAACCCGGACGCGGTCGACATCACCCCGGCCACGCCCGCCGAGGCGGCGGCGTTCGCGCAGCGGTACGGCCTGACCGGCCGCCGGCCGCTCATCGGCTACATCGGCCGGGTCGCCCACGAGAAGGGCTGGCCGGACCTGCTCCGCCTGGCCGAACTCCTGGACGACCTCTCCCCGACCTTCCTCGTCGTCGGTGACGGCCCCCAGCGGGAACGGATGGAACGGGAGATCGCCGAGGCCGGTCGCGCGCACCAGTTCGTAGTGACCGGCTTCCTCCCGCACGACCAGGTGCCGGCCGCCCTCGCGCTGGTGGACACCCTGGTCATGCCCTCGATCCACGAGGAACTCGGGGGCAGCGCGATCGAGGCGATCATGACGGGCACCCCGGTCGCCGCCTACGCGGTCGGGGGACTGCGCAGCACCATCGGCTCGGCCTGCCCCGACCTGCTCAGCGAGCCCGGCGACGTACGCGGACTCGCCGACGTCGTCCGGCACGTCCTGACCGACCGGGACGCGGTGGTGGCCCAGATCCACGCCGCGCAGACCAGCACCGCCAGCACCTTCGACGTCGCCGCGACCCGGGACCGGATGATCGACTGCTACCGCGCCGCCCTCGCCGGGGCCGGGGCGGCGAGCGGGAAGTGACCGGGCAGCGGAGCATGGACACCGCCCCGGCGAACACGCACGTCCGCCCGAGGCGGGGGCACGTCCTGGTGACCGGCGGGAACCGGGGCCTCGGGCTGGCCACCGCCACCCTCCTGGTCGACGACGGCTGGTCCGTCCTGCTCGGGTGCCGCGACGAGCGGCGGGGCGCGGCGGCCGCCGAGGCGCTGCGCCGTCGGGGCGGCCGGGCCGCACACGTACCCCTGGAGGTGACCTCACCGGCGAGCATCGCGGCTGCGGTCGACCTGGTCGCCGACCGCACCGGCGGGCGCCTCGCCGGCCTGGTCAACAACGCCGGGGTCTTCCTCGACGAACGCGACGCCGACCTGGAGAGCGTGACCGCCGAGGCGGTCCACGAACTGCTCGCCGTCAACGCCGTCGGTCCCCTGCTGGTGACCCGCGCCATGGTGCCGCTGCTGCGAGCCGCGGCGGGGGCCGCCGTGGTCAACGTGACCGCCGACGACGCCGACCCGGCCACCGCCGACGGGGAGGCCACCGGCTACCGGATGTCCAAGGCCGCGCTGAACATCATGACCGTCAACCTCGCGGTCGCCCTGCGCGAGCAGGACGTCGTCGTCAACGCGGTCGACCCGGGCTGGATCCCCACCGACATGGGCGGCCCGGAGGCGCCCGACGACACCGCTGCCGCCGCGCGCCTGGTGGCCTGGGCCGTCACGTCCGCCCGGGAACACGGGACCACCGGGCAGGTGCTCAGCGTCCGGCAACCCCCCGGCGGGCTGCGGGTCGACCCCGTGACCGTCGGCGCACCCCCGACCGTCGTACCCCCGCACGGACAACCCCAGTGACCGGTCGGTCCCGTCGGGACCCCATGCGGCCGGCCGGCACGCAGACCCAACCCGGGAGGTTCTCATCAGCGTTTCCGCCGACCTCAGTACCGGTCACGAGGACATCACGGCCCGGCTGCGGTACGGCCCGGAGCCGACCGCCGACGACACCGCCCACGTCGCCGACGTCTGTGTGATCGGCAGCGGCGCCTCCGGTGCGATCACCGCTTGGGCCCTGCAACGAGCCGGTCTCGACGTCGTGGTCGTCGAACAGGGCCCCTTCGTGGATCCCTGGGTGAGCTACGACGACGTCGAGACGGTTGCCGAGACCGCCTGGATCCGCCAGGACAGCGGCCTCTGGGAAAAGACCGGCAACCCCTGGTCCACCTGCAACGTCGGTGGGGGAACCGTCTTCTTCGGCGGCGCGGCCTTCCGCTACCGTCCGGTCGACTTCGACGCGGAGAGCCGGCTGGGCCGCTCCGACCTGCCGCTGCGCTGGCCGTGGACGGTGGACGAGATCGATCCCTACTACGAGTTCGTGGAACTGGCGCTCGGTATCTCCGGGGGCGGGCACGACCCGAGCCTGCCGAGCAATCCGTCGTACCCGATGCGGCCGGTCGAGACCACTGCGGAGGGCGCGGCCATCCAGGCGGCGGCCCGCTCACTGGGCCTGAACCCCTTCCCGACGCCCCTGGCCATCGCGACCGAGTCGTACCACGGCCGGCTGGCGTGCGCCGGCGAGCGGCCGTGCATCTCCAACCGGTGCGAGCGCGGTGCGAAGGGGGACGCGCTCACCGTCTTCCTCGACCCGGCGCGCAAGGCCGGACTGCGGCTCTTCGCCGGCCTGAAGGCCGTCCGGCTGCTCCGACGCGACGCCACCAGCGTGGACGGCGTGGAGTGCGTCCGGGTGGACAACGGCAACCGGCACGTCCTGCGGGCCCGGCACGTGGTCGTCGCCGGCAACGCCGTCCAGAGCGCCGCCCTGCTGCTGCGGTCGACCGACGAGGTCAGCCCGCAGGGCCTGGGCAACGAGCACGACATGGTCGGCCGGGGACTGTGCTTCAAGATGAGCGGGTACGTCCTCGGCTACCGGCGCACCGACAGCCCGGTGACTCCGGGCGGCGGCCGGGTCGCCGGTCCGGGTCCCTTCTCCACCGCCGCCATCACCGACTACTACACCGCCGACGACGCGCCCGGCGGACTCGGCGGGGTGATCTTCGAGTCCCGCCCGGAGGAAGCCCTCCAACTACGTCCCGACGAGCAGATCATCAGGCTGGAGTGCATCGTCCCCGACCAGCCCCGCGCCGAGAACCGGGTGACGCTCGGCCGGGGCGTCGACCAGTTCGGCCTGCCGGACGTGGTGATGGACTACTCGCCCCACCCCCGGGACCGGGCCCGCCTGGAGTACCTGCAACAGCGGGCCGAGGGGATCCTGCGGGCCGCGGGCTGTGAGCTGACCTGGCGTGAGTCGTCGTACTTCTGGATGGGCAGCACCCACCTGCACGGCACCTGCCGCTCCGGCACCGACCCCCGCACCTCGGTCACCGACCCGGACGGACGGGTGCACGGCCTGACGAACCTGATGGTGGTCGACGGGGGCGTGATGCCCTACCCGGGTGGCGTCAACCCCACCCTGACCATCCAGGCCCTCGCCCTGCGGATGGCCTGCCAGCTCCTGCGCCGGGAGTTCGGCATCGACCCCGATTTCTCCCTGTGACCTGTCGGAACGGAACGAATCGAGCGACACGATGACCATCGACATCGGTGCCGGCAAACTGCTGGCCCAGGAACCCACCTGCCCCCGGGACGCCGACGGACGCCCCCGGGTGTTCGTCGAGGGCTCGGGCGCGTACCTGACCGACCCGGACGGCCGCCGGTGGATCGACTTCGACAACGCCCGGGGATCGGTCATCCTCGGCCACGGTGACGAGGAGGTCGCCGAGGCGATCGCCCGCGCCGCCCGGGGCCGCTCCGGGGTGGGCACCGCCTGGAGCCCGGTGCTGGACTCCCTGCTCGGTCAGTTGCAGGAGGTGTGCGGGGGCGACGTGGTCGGCCTCTACCGCACCGGCACCGCCGCGCTCCGCTCGGTGACCTGCGCCGTCCGGGACGCCCGGGACAGGTCGATCGTCCTCAGCTCGGGTTACCACGGGTACGACCCGATGTGGCACTGCGACGAGCCCTTCACCCCCAACCAGCACGGCATCGTCGAGTTCCTCTTCGACCTGGACGTGCTCGCCGAGTGGCTCAGCCGCCCGGAGCAGGTGGCGGCGGTGGTCATCAGCCCGGACCACATGCACCTCGGCGAGCGCTGGTACACCGAGTTCACCCGGCTGACGAAGGAGGCGGACGTCCCGGTCATCGCCGACGAGGTCAAGGTCGGCCTCCGCTACCGGGCCGGGCTCTCCACCCCCCTCCTCGACCCGGCCGTCTGGATCGTGGCGAAGTGCCTGGCCAACGGCTCGCCGGTCGCGGCGGTGGGCGGGGACGCCCACCTGCTCGCCGCGCTGGAGGACGTCTCGTTCACCTCGTACTTCGAGCCGACCGCCATGGCCGCCGCGACCACCACGCTGCGGCGGATGGCGACCGGGGAACCGCAGCAGGCCATCCGGGCCGCCGGTGACCGGTTCATCGCCCACACCCGGGCGGCGTTCGCCAACGCCGGAGTCCCGATCGACCTCGCCGGCAACGGCAACCTCTTCCAGTTCGTCTGCGCCGACGACGAGGTGGCCGACGCCTTCCACGCCGCCGCGGCGGCCGAGGGGCTGCTCTTCTTCGAGGGCGACAACCAGACCCCCTCGGCGGCGTTCACCGACGAGGTGGCCGAGGACGCGTGCGGCCGGATCGACCGGGTCAGCGCCGCGCTGACCGGCCGCTTCACCGACCGCGAACTCACCGAGGAGTCCTGGTACGCCAGCGCCTGGGGCGCGATGGACGGCCTGGCGGACCGGCCGCGCACCCGGGAGGAGACCACCGCGATCGTCGAGCGCCTCTGGGAGGACTGAGGCCCCGGCGGTTCA encodes:
- a CDS encoding aminotransferase class III-fold pyridoxal phosphate-dependent enzyme, which gives rise to MTIDIGAGKLLAQEPTCPRDADGRPRVFVEGSGAYLTDPDGRRWIDFDNARGSVILGHGDEEVAEAIARAARGRSGVGTAWSPVLDSLLGQLQEVCGGDVVGLYRTGTAALRSVTCAVRDARDRSIVLSSGYHGYDPMWHCDEPFTPNQHGIVEFLFDLDVLAEWLSRPEQVAAVVISPDHMHLGERWYTEFTRLTKEADVPVIADEVKVGLRYRAGLSTPLLDPAVWIVAKCLANGSPVAAVGGDAHLLAALEDVSFTSYFEPTAMAAATTTLRRMATGEPQQAIRAAGDRFIAHTRAAFANAGVPIDLAGNGNLFQFVCADDEVADAFHAAAAAEGLLFFEGDNQTPSAAFTDEVAEDACGRIDRVSAALTGRFTDRELTEESWYASAWGAMDGLADRPRTREETTAIVERLWED
- a CDS encoding SDR family NAD(P)-dependent oxidoreductase — protein: MTGQRSMDTAPANTHVRPRRGHVLVTGGNRGLGLATATLLVDDGWSVLLGCRDERRGAAAAEALRRRGGRAAHVPLEVTSPASIAAAVDLVADRTGGRLAGLVNNAGVFLDERDADLESVTAEAVHELLAVNAVGPLLVTRAMVPLLRAAAGAAVVNVTADDADPATADGEATGYRMSKAALNIMTVNLAVALREQDVVVNAVDPGWIPTDMGGPEAPDDTAAAARLVAWAVTSAREHGTTGQVLSVRQPPGGLRVDPVTVGAPPTVVPPHGQPQ
- a CDS encoding GMC oxidoreductase, with the protein product MSYDDVETVAETAWIRQDSGLWEKTGNPWSTCNVGGGTVFFGGAAFRYRPVDFDAESRLGRSDLPLRWPWTVDEIDPYYEFVELALGISGGGHDPSLPSNPSYPMRPVETTAEGAAIQAAARSLGLNPFPTPLAIATESYHGRLACAGERPCISNRCERGAKGDALTVFLDPARKAGLRLFAGLKAVRLLRRDATSVDGVECVRVDNGNRHVLRARHVVVAGNAVQSAALLLRSTDEVSPQGLGNEHDMVGRGLCFKMSGYVLGYRRTDSPVTPGGGRVAGPGPFSTAAITDYYTADDAPGGLGGVIFESRPEEALQLRPDEQIIRLECIVPDQPRAENRVTLGRGVDQFGLPDVVMDYSPHPRDRARLEYLQQRAEGILRAAGCELTWRESSYFWMGSTHLHGTCRSGTDPRTSVTDPDGRVHGLTNLMVVDGGVMPYPGGVNPTLTIQALALRMACQLLRREFGIDPDFSL